AGCCAGCCAAATAAACCGTTTAATTCGTAGCAAAATCCTCCGCGCAAATTTACAATTACTTTTTGAAAGATCCGTTCTAAATCAATGATAATAGGAGTTTGAGACAAAACGTCTAAGTTCTCAAACGGAACATGAAGCATATGCTTGTTCTGTAAAGCAGCTAAGTTTTCATACGTTGGACTATCCGGTTTCTTAGCTAAAAACCGACTAAAATAATAATTAATATTCATCAAATACACCTCTTAGTGAATCATTTCTCTTTGTCTTTAAGCTTAGCAGAATATTCATGTAACAGCGTTTTTTTAATGGTTTCTTTGGAAGCAAATTCTTTCAATCTCAGCTTTTTGTTCTTTACTGACTTCTCTTAAAGGATTAGTGGCTAGAAAACATAGTGGACAGACAAAATCAAAATAAAATTCAGCGTGTGCTTTCATCCCGTCATGCTCCTTTATGGCATGTTTTTAGTTTATCAAAAGTAAAGACGGTTCTTCCAACTTGGGGACTGTGGAAAAATAGTTGACAAAATTGGATAACTCTTTCTATAATATAGTCAATACATATTACGAGCGATTAGTTCAGTGGGAGAATACATCCTTGACAGGGATGGGGTCGGGGGTTCGAATCCCTCATCGCTCATACCAAAGCCGTTTTCTTATTAATAAGAGAGCGGCTTTTTCACTTTCTTCATTGGTTTAGGAAGAATGCCACATTGTAAATCGTAATCATTACGTTTATAATAATTAAAACTAAATAAGTAAAACTATGATTTGTTTTAAAGTTGAAGGGTGGAGTGACCATGAATGAAAAGATGATGGAGGTTTTTGCAAGAGATATAATTGCTTCTCTTCCTTTTAACAAGCGAATGCTATATCAATTCATTGAGGGAGTCGAAGATCGTTTAGCGCAAAAAGCTGAGACGAAAAAACAGTTTTTAACACTCCTTAAACAGCAGTCTCCTCACCACCAAGCAGCTGAACGTTTTGGGATGAGCATTTACGAAACGGTTGCTTTAATGCACGAGATTGAAGACGAAATTAGTGAAAAGCTAGAAAAGAAATTAGATAAATACAAGTGGATAGATTGTACGGATTATGCTACATATTCAAAACAAACTATTAACAGTGCGCGCTATTATCTTATTATTTCTTAGTTAGTTTACTGATTTTGTATATTGTAGGTGTATGAACTGAAAATAAGTTGGACTTTAAAAATGAGTGTATATTCAAAAGCGGCTGATGTGATTTGAAATTTTGAGCGCGTATAGAAGAATTAAAGTATAATGAAACATAGTGCATCAGGTCATGATAAAGATAATCACTAATTTAAAATAAATGAGGGTACAAAATGAATCAAAGAAGTTTTAGTCAATACGGTCTTAGTGACAAGGTAGCTAAGGCACTTTCTAGCCTGCAATACAATCATCCTACGGAAGTACAAAGCAAGGTGCTTCCCATCGCGCTAGAAGAAAGAGATGTTGTCGTGAAGTCTCAAACAGGAAGTGGAAAAACGGCTTCCTTTGGCATTCCACTGTGTGAATTAGTTAATTGGGAAGAAAATAAGCCCCAGGCCTTAGTGTTAACGCCTACACGAGAGCTGGCTGCACAGGTAAAAGAAGATATTACCAATATCGGCCGTTTTAAGAGAATTAAAGCAGCAGCTGTCTATGGAAAATCACCATTTGCCAAGCAAAAAGTAGAATTAAAGCAAAAAACACATATTGTCGTGGGAACGCCTGGACGAGTGCTTGATCATATAGAAAAAGAAACGCTTGCATTAGAGAAAATTCGTTATTTGGTTATTGATGAAGCAGACGAAATGCTAAATATGGGTTTTATTGATCAAGTGGAAGCAATTATTCAACATCTTCCTAGTGAGCGTGTAACGATGCTTTTCTCGGCTACGCTTCCTGAAGATATTGAAGAGCTGTCTCGCAAATATATGAAGAAGCCGGTTGATGTTGAAATCAAAGCGAACGGATTAACAACAAGCACGATTGACCATTCTGTTATAACAGTACAAAATGAACGTAAATTTGAACTGCTGAAAGACGTAACTACAGTAGAAAATCCAGACAGCTGCATCATTTTTTGCCGCACGCAAGAGCAGGTAAATACGCTGTTAGATGATTTAGATGATCTTGGATATCCTTGTGATAAAATTCATGGGGCAATGGTGCAAGAAGACCGTTTTGAGGTTATGAATGATTTCAAAAAAGGGAAATTCCGCTATTTAGTAGCAACAGATGTAGCTGCGAGAGGAATTGATATTGATAATATCACGCACGTTATTAACTATGACCTTCCGTTGGAAAAAGAAAGCTACGTTCACCGTACGGGAAGAACGGGACGTGCCGGTAAAAAAGGGAAGGCTATCACATTTGTAACGCCTTATGAAGAGAGAATGCTATCGGAAATTGAAGAATATATTGGTTTTTCGATTCCAGTATCTACTCCTCCTTCTAAAGAAGAAGTACAGCAGGCAGCATTCGCTTTTAATGAAAAAATTAATGAGCGTCCAGAAGTTAAAAAAGATAAAAGCGAGTCATTAAATAAAGACATTATGAAGCTGTATTTTAACGGAGGAAAGAAAAAGAAAATTCGAGCGGTCGATTTTGTAGGAACAATCGCAAAATTAGACGGAGTAACCGCAGACGATATTGGAATTATTACGATTCAAGAAAATGTCTCGTATGTAGAGATTCTGAATGGAAAAGGTCCCAAAGTGTTGCAAGCAATGAAAAACAAAACAATTAAAGGAAAGAAATTAAAAGTTCATAAAGCGATTAAATAATAAAGGAAAGTCCATCTTTTTAAAGATGGGCTTTATTTATACAGCCAATAAAGGAGTTGAGAGTATGAAGTACATAAAAGAAGCGTGTGTAGAAGGGTATGAGCAGGCAAAAAAAGCGGAAAAGCTAGGAGCAGACCGCATTGAATTATGTGACAATCTCAGTCAAGGAGGCACTACGCCAAGTTACGGCACCATTCAACATGCAAGTGAACACCTTGATACAGATATCAACGTGATTATTCGCCCAAGAAGCGGTGATTTTTTATATTCCGAAGCAGAATTTCAAATTATGAAAAAAGACGTTAAAGCATGTAAAGACCTTGGAGTAAACGGAGTAGTATTCGGCATATTAACAGAAAAAAATGAAATCGATCACGGACGCACTAAAGAATTAATAGCAGAAGCTCGTCCTTTAAGCGTTACGTTTCATATGGCATTTGATGAGATTAAAGATAAATACAAAGCCATTGATATACTTAGTGAAATGGGAGCAGACCGCATTTTGACCAAAGGTGGGAAAGGGTCTGCTTTGCAAAACTTGCAGGTGATCCGAGAACTGATCACATACGCCAATGACCGTCTTATTATTTTGCCCGGCGGAGGAATTCATGAAGGCAACGCAGATCGGGTTATAAAAGACACACAGGCGACTGAATTACACGGAACAAAAATTGTAGGAGATTTATCGGATTAAATAAAAAGAGGCTGGGACAAAAGTATGTTAGTCAAAGTGAAAAACGAACCACTAATCAACATGTTTGATTGGTGGTTCGTTTTTTTGTGATGGTAAATATAGTTTTATGTGTTTCGTTCCTTCTAGCAGGTGATTGGAGGGCAAGGCGAAGACTCCTGCGGGAACAGCGCCCGCCCGCGGAAAGCGAAGCCTTGCACGGAAATCAACTGCGGTGTCATAAGCAGTCCAGCTCATCTATCTCACTTGTTCATCTTTAGGTTGGATCCATTTCGTTATGTCTCAACCTCTTTTATTTTGATGTGTTTTCTTTTGCTGCTAAGCTGCTCGTCATTTTGGTACGCTGAAAGAAAAACGAACCTACGACGAGTAAAGCAATTAAAAGAGTTAAAAAGAACTGCGAACGCAATGAATCAATAAATGCCATGGCAATAAAGATACTAGTGATGGCAAGGATTGTAGCGTAAGTTAAGTAAGGAAACAACCACATTTTAATTTTTAATGCTTCAGGGTTTTCTTTTTCATATTTTTTTCTCATTTTAATTTGTGAAAATGCAATAACGAGGTACACAAGAAGGGCTACGCCGCCTGATGCATTCACTAAGAACAAAAAGATTTTATCTGGCGAAATATAGTTAAAGATGACGCTGATGTACGAAATAACTGTACATGCTAATATCGCGCTAACCGGTACGCCTTTTTTATTTAATTTTGAAAAGCTTTTTGGCGCATTACCATTTTGAGACATGGAAAACAGCATACGAGAGCTTGTATACAAACCAGAATTCAGACAAGAAAGGACAGCTGTTAAAATAATAAAGTTCATAATTTGAGCGGCGGCCGGTATGTTTACTAATTCAAGAATAGAGACAAATGGGCTTTTCATTAGGCTTGATGAATTCCACGGAAGAACGGTTACTAAAATAAAAATAGATCCTAAATAGAAAAATAAAATACGATAAATAACGGTATTGGTCGCAATGGTAATGGCTTTTTCAGGTTGAGAAGATTCACCTGCCGCGGTTGCAACAATTTCTGTTCCCATAAAGGAGAACATGACAAGGGCGATTCCTAAAAATACAGAGCTAATTCCATTCGGTAAAAAGCCGCCTTTATGCAAAAGATTGGAAGTGCCGGGAGAATCAATTCCTGGAATGAATCCACAAATAATAGCAATACCTAAAAGTAAAAAAAGAACGATACTGACAACTTTAATGAGAGAAAACCAATATTCAAATTCTCCGAAAGATTTAACAGAGTACAGATTGGTCATCGTTAATAAAAAAGTAAGAGTCAGACTAACTCCCCAAGACGGTAAAGACGGGAACCAGTATTGAATAATATTTGCACCTGCAATGGCTTCAACAGCAATAACGATAACCCAGAAAAACCAGTAGAGCCAGCCAATTGTGTAGCCGGCCCAAGGGCCTAATGCCTCTTTTGCATAAGTGGAAAACGAACCGCTGGAAGGATTTGCAGTAGACATTTCTCCAAGCATTCGCATGACTAAAATAACGAGTAAACCAGCAAATGCGTACGAAAAAATAGAGCCGGGTCCAGCGGTGTTAATGAGTGATCCGCTTCCAATAAACAATCCAGCGCCAATAATTCCTCCAAGAGAAATCATGGTGATATGCCGGATCTTTAACTCTTTTTTTAACTGTGGCTGTGGATGGCTGTTCATTTGTAACCTCCTATATAACCTGAATTTTTAGTTAATACGGAGAATTATAGTATGTTATAAGGTGCAAGGACAGGATGTTGTTAGAAGTTCTTTCATATAAAAAAACGGATATGAATGGTTGCATTCATATCCGGCTTACTCTGACACAGACATTCATTATGCGTAGAAAGTACCTGATTAGCGCCTTTTTTCTTTATTATAATAAGCAATGCAGATGAATTTTTTATGAATGGTAGCTGAAAATAAGCTGAATGATTGTTTTAGATACGTTAATCAAAAGAGATATACATCCGATTAAAGGATAATATGGAATGATATTCAAACTCTCCGTAAAGCACTAAATGCGGGTTTTCCTTTCTGAAAACGGGTATATATAGTAGTAAGAAGTTCATTCTTTTGCTAAGTATAAAAGAAAGATGTGCGATAGAAACAGGAGGTTATAAATAATGAAACATGTTGAAGTAGTAGAAAACGGAGCGAATATTAACGAAGCAGTTAATCAATTTGCAGATAAAGGTTTTGAGAAAAATGAAGTATACGTGTTTACCTATGACAAGGAAAATTCTAAAAATTTAACAGAAGTAACGGACACAAATATTATTCGACTGTCTGAAGAAGGTCCTTTACATTCAGCAGCGAGTTTATTTTTAACAAGAGAAGATGAGCTTCGAACAAAAATGGCTGCGCTAGGTTTATCAAAAGACGAAACAAAAAAATATGAAGAAGAGTTAAAGAAAGGCAGTGCGATTGTAGTGGCTGCTACGGGAGAAAGAAAAGACGTTTAATTAGGGCAAAAGTAGTTTAGTTAAAGTAAGATTCGAACGCGGTTGATTCTCTATCAAGAATCAGCCGCGTTCGGATTTTTTTGTGGGGACGGTGTAACAAGTGATCTATACGAGCTCCTTTATTCCATTTGTTCGTCTTTAAATTCACTCGATTTCGTTATGTCTCACACTCTTTTTTGTTTTTTCCAATATATGATTGATAAAACTAATGGTATTAGTTAAAATAAAAACTAATACCATTAGTTTTTATTTTGATAATAGGGGATGAGGAAATGAGAATAGTTCGTGAGAAAATGTTGTATCAATTGACGTTTTTGCCTCGGTTTTTTCCAGTGAATTGTTATTTAGTCGAAGAGAAAGACAGTCTTACGTTAATTGATGCGGCTCTTCCTTACAGCGCGTCAGGTATTTTGAAAGCTGCAGATCAAATTGGAAAACCGATTACTCGAATTGTTTTTACTCATACTCATGAAGATCACATCGGAGCGATTGATAATGTGAAGAAAAGTTTGCCGAATGCTTCTGTTTATATGTCGCAAAGAGATTATCGATTATTTTCAGGAGACTTCACACTCAATTCTGAAGAACCTCAAAACCCAATCCGTGGAGGAATACCAAAACTAGGAAAGATTTCAACTAAAATTGATCATTTCATCGAAGAAGAGTCTTATATAGGCTCACTTGCCCCTATTTTTACACCTGGACATACACCTGGGTCTATGTCTTTTTTAGACCAGAGAACGAACGCATTAATTGCGGGAGATTCTTTCCAAGTGCGGGGAGGAGTTGCCGTATCAGGTCAGTTAAAACCGCTGTTTCCGTTTCCTGCCTTTGGAACGTGGAGCAAAGAGCTAGCGCTTAAAAGTGCAGAAAAGCTATATGAATTAAACCCGTCACTTCTTGCTGTTGGACACGGAAGAATGCTTTCTCAACCGCTAAAAATGATGGAAAAAGCAATACAACAAGCAAAAGTAAAAATAGAAAAGAGGAGATGAAGGGATGTCGCCACGACAAGGACTAGATTTCAAAAAGGTTATTCAAACAGGTGAAAATTTGGCCAATCGTGAAGGGTTTTATGCTGTTACAATTGCTTCATTAGCCAAAGAATTAGATGTTCGCCCTCCGTCTTTGTATAATCATATAAAAGGGTTAGAAGAGCTGCGCAAAGAACTGGCTTTAAGCGGACTGCAGCAGCTACACTATCTTCTAAAAAGTGCTGTTGAACATGCTTCTGCAGAAGACGCTGTTTATCAGCTAAGTAAAGCGTACGTTTCATTTGTAAGAAAGTCTCCCGGAATATACGAAGCAACGGCAACGGTGGCACCAACGATACAGGATGAAGAAGTACAAAAAGCATCTGATAACATCGTATTTTTAGTGCTGGAGGTGTTAAAACCGTATCATCTTCCGGAAAGTGAAGCCCTTCATGCTGTTAGAAGTCTCCGCAGCATTTTACATGGATTTTCTTCTTTGGAGCAAAAAGGGGGATTTGGCATGCCGTTGAGTACTGATGAGACACTAGATTTTTTAATTCGTACGTTTGTATTGGGGCTACACCGGTATGAACAGACTCCATAAATTTCATTAATGCCACTAAGCCTAACGCTTTAATGGAAATTGAAAAAAAACAGAAAGAATGATAGATTACAAATAAAGACATTTATTCCTATTGTTTTAGGGTTGTTACTGATGAAGCAGGCAAAACCTAAGCTGCAAGGACAGAAAAGGTAGTTTCTGTTTGTTGCTGTTTAGGTATTTTTTGCTTTTGTTTAAAATAACCAGCTCTTTTAATTTATTTTATAAAGGGGAAATCTTCTGAGAATGGAGAGAAACAAACATGCTTAATTCAAGAATGATCGTCATATTAAGAGAACTAATGTCCGTACAGTCTACATTATCAACCGTTACGAGCGAATATTTAGCAACAGTAAATCAGGTATCTTCTCGAACTATTCGAACGGATATAAAACAGTTAGATGACATGTTGTCTCAGTACGGGGCCAAAATTAAATCAGCTCGAGGGACGGGATATGAACTTAGCGTTTTAGATGAAAAACAATTTCATCAGCTATTAAAAGAACTTTCGGCTAATCAATTATTTGATTCAACTTCTATTCCAACCGTTCCTGATGACCGCGTGCATTATTTAATTAAAAGACTGCTGCTAGCAGACGGATATTTGAAGCTCGAAGATTTAGCAGACGAGTTATATATTAGCAAATCAACGGTTCAAAACGATTTAAGAGATGTTAAAAAACAGCTGTGTAAGTATGATATTCTTTTAGAAAAACGTCCTAACTATGGCTTGAAAGCTAAAGGGGACGAAATGAAAATGAGATTTTGTATGTCTGAGTACATATTTAACCGAAAAGATAAAGAAGTAGATATGGTATACAATGAAATATCCATCCTGCCCCAAGAATCAATCTTAACGATTAAAGCCCACATTTTAAATCAAATAAAACGATACAATATTATGGTTTCAGATATTGGATTAAATAATTTAATCATTCATTTAGCAATAGCTTGTAAGCGAATACAAGAAGAAAATTTTATCTCTTTGTATTCAGAAGACTTGCTTGAAATTATGGAGCATAAAGAATATGAAGTAGCAGCTGAAATTGTGAGGGAAATTGAAAAGGCATTCAAGATTCGTTTTCCGAAATCAGAAACAGCGTATATCGCCATTCATTTGCTAGGTACAAAAATGCTCAACAGTAGCAATCATGAAGACAAAGAAGTGAAGCAGTTTATTGCCGCAGATATTTATGAATTAACAGCGGCTATATTAGAAGCAATTGAAAAAGAGCTTCATTTAGGAATTAGTGAAGATTCAGAGTTGATTCTTGGCATGAGTTTGCATTTGAAACCGGCTATCAACCGCTATAAATATGGAATGAATCTGCGAAACCCGATGCTTGAAGGAATTAAGAGTCATTACCCTCTTGCTTTTGAAGCTGGAATTATTGCCGGGAAGGTTTTAAAAAATCGCCTTGAAATTGACATGCATGAAACGGAAATTGGCTATTTAGCTTTACATATTGGAGGGGCCATTGAACGTCGGAAAATTATCAATCAGCCTAAGCGCTGTTTGATTGTATGCGCATCGGGAGTAGGGAGTGCCAAGCTATTATCATATAAGCTGCAGGCTACGTTTGGATTAAATCTTACTATTTTAGGAACAACTCAGTATTATAAGCTTCACCAAATGTCGCTGCACTCTTTAGATTTTATTGTTAGTACCATTCCAATTCCAGAGGATCTTCCTGTTCCTGTAGTACAAGTAAGTACAATTCTAGGAAACAATGATTTTAAAAAAATTGAATGTTTAATGAAGAATAAACCGCAGTCTTCGTTAGAATACACGAAAAAAGAATTAGTATATTTACAGCAAGAATTTCAAACAAGAGAAGAAGTGCTTCATTTTTTAGGAGAGAAATTAACTCATCTAGGACTAGTTCCTTTTCAATTTATAGAATCTGTTTTTGAAAGAGAAGCTGCATCCCCAACAAGTTTTGGCAATCTCGTTGCGATTCCGCATCCTATGGTTCCTCAAACCGATACGACGTTTTGGGCCATTTGCACGTTAAAAAAACCGATTATGTGGGAAGGAAATCTTGTGCAATTTATTTGTCTTTTAAGTGTAAAAGCGAATAATCAAGGCGATTTGCAGAAGATGTACAGTTTGTTGGTTCGCGTTGTGGATGACAAGCAGGTCGTGCAGCGCTTAGTAAAGTGCAAGGATTATGAGGAGTTTATAGAGGTATTTATGAAAAATATTAGATAAAAGAAGTCCAAGAGAGGGGCTTCTTCTTTTATCTGAATGTTCAAACATAATTTTTCCGTTACTAACGGAAAAAGGTTGTGTATAAATGTAAGCGCTTTTATTTTAAGATAAAACTATCAACAAAACAGATAGCAAAATAAAAAAACGGGGGAATGACAGATGAATATTCTATTATGTTGTGCAGCTGGAATGTCTACAAGTTTACTAGTAACAAAAATGGAAAAAAGTGCTCAGGACCAAAGCACGGAGTATAAAATTTGGGCAGTTCCTGGTGACTCTGTTCGCAATCATATTGATCAAGCAGATGTACTGTTATTAGGACCTCAAGTGCGCTACTTGCTGCCGCAGCTTAAGAAGCTAGGTGAAGAAAAAGGAGTGCCAGTTGACGTTATAAATCCTGTTCACTACGGAACGTGTAATGGAGAACAAGTGTTAAAATTTGCAGCTCAACTAGTTTCAAAATAGGAGTGTGGACTACATGAGCAAATTTAATAGTATGCTTGAAAGCAAAGTAATGCCTATCGCCGGAAAAATGGCAGGTCAACGCCATTTACAAGCACTTCGAGACGGTATTGTTCTAACAATGCCGCTCATTATTATCGGTTCCGTATTTTTAATACTATCGAATTTACCGATACCAGGTTACAACGACTTTATGGCAGGGATTTTCGGAAAAGAATGGGCCACAAAAATGGCGTATCCAGTTGGAGCTACATTCGATATTATGGCGCTGCTTGCTTGTTTCGGAATAGCCTATCGATTAGCTGAAAAATATGGAGTAGACGCTTTGTCCGCAGGTGCTATTTCACTTGCTGCCTTTTTACTTGCTACTCCGTATAAAGTGTCGTTTCTCCCAAGCGGCGCTAAAGAAGCTATTTTAGTAGACGGCGGAATTCCAACCGCTTTAATGGGAAGTAAAGGACTTTTCGTAGCAATGATTGTCGCGATTCTCTCTACGGAAATTTACAGATGGTTTATTCAAAAAGATATTGTCATCAAGATGCCTGATGGAGTTCCACCCGCTGTTGGAAAATCGTTTGCCGCTCTTATTCCTGGCTTCACGGTAATAGCATTTATTTGGATTTTACGTTTGTTAGTAGAACAAACGCATTTTGGAAGTCTGCATAATATCGTTGGAGAATTGCTTGGAAAGCCTTTAGGTGTGTTAGGCGGCAGTTTAGGCGGTACGCTAGTTGCCGAGCTTGTTATTATGCTCATGTGGTCTTGTGGACTTCATGGAGCGAATATTGTCGGTGGAATTATGGCTCCAATTTGGTATGGAGCTATGGATGAAAACAGAATTGCATTTGCTAACCATGAAGTATTACCCAATATTTTCACACAGCAGTTCTTTGACATTTGGATTAATATCGGAGGCAGCGGAGCGACACTAGCTCTAGTCGTTGCCATGATTTTAAAAGCGCGCAGTCAACAAATGAAGCAGCTTGGTAAATTAGGAATAGGGCCAGCTCTTTTTAATATCAATGAGCCGATTATCTTTGGACTTCCGATGGTGATGAATCCAATGATGCTTATTCCGTTTATTATTACCCCTCTTGTGACGGTAGTAGCAACCTATATTGCCATGTCGACAGGACTGGTAGCAAAACCAGCAGGTATTGCGGTTCCTTGGACCATGCCTCCGATTATTTCTGGCTATTTGGCCACAGGAGGAAAATTATCGGGTGCAGTTATGCAAGCTATTAACATCGGCATTTCTGTTTGCATTTATTATCCTTTCTTTAGAATGTGGGATAAACAAAAATTCACTGAAGAACATGGTATACAGCCTGCAGTTGAAGGGGTACCAAGTGATACACAGAAAGATATTGTGTGAGGAGGGATAAAGAATGGAAAGCGTTCAAGAATATATTTTTAAATTAATCTTACACGGTGGAAACGGCAGAAGTTCAGCAATGGAAGCGATAGCGGCTGCCAAAAAGGGAGATTTTTCAGAAGCGCGTGAAAAGCTTACACAAGCTTCTGAAGAATTAAATGCTGCTCATCATATCCAAACGTCGTTAATTCAAGGAGAAATTAGAGGGGATAGCACAGAAATTTCTCTGCTCATGATTCATGCTCAAGATCATTTAATGAATGCGATGACGGTAAAAGAAATGGCTACTGAATTTGTAGATTTATATGAAGCAATCAAAATTTCTGGGGGGATTACATTATGACAAAAGGTATTAAAATTGTAACGATTGGCGGAGGTTCAAGCTATACGCCTGAACTAATAGAAGGGTTTATTAAACGATATGATGAACTTCCAGTTCGAGAACTGTGGCTAGTAGACGTGGAAGAAGGAAAAGAAAAATTAGAGATTGTTGGAAATTTAGCGAAGAGAATGGTGAAAAAATCAGGTTTGCCAATCGAGGTTCATTTAACGTTAAATCGAAGAGAAGCACTAAAAGATGCGGATTTCGTAACAACTCAATTTCGCGTTGGCTTGTTAGATGCACGAGCGAAAGATGAAAGAATCCCGCTTAAATACGGGGTGCTCGGTCAAGAAACAAACGGACCGGGAGGATTATTTAAAGGACTTCGCACCATTCCCGTTATTTTAGATATCTGCCGTGACATTGAAGAGTTATGTCCAGAAGCTTGGCTGATTAACTTCACAAATCCTGCTGGCATGGTAACAGAAGCTGTGCTTCGCTATAGTAACATTAAAAAGATTGTAGGACTTTGTAATGTGCCAATCGGAATGGAAATGGGGATTGCTAAGCTGCTTGATGTAGACCACTCTCGCATTCGAATTGATTTTGCTGGTTTAAATCACATGGTCTACGGATTAGATGTATATGTAGATGGTGTAAGTGTCAAAGATCAAGTTATTGATTTATTGAGTGATCCAACTAACAGCAGCTTTGTGAAAAATGTAGCAGGACTTGGATGGGAGCCAGAATTCACAAAAGCGCTAAATGCGTTAACGTGTCCATATCACATGTACTATTATAAAACGCGTGAAATGGTAGAAAAAGAGCTTGTTAATTATGAAAAA
The genomic region above belongs to Priestia megaterium and contains:
- a CDS encoding DEAD/DEAH box helicase, yielding MNQRSFSQYGLSDKVAKALSSLQYNHPTEVQSKVLPIALEERDVVVKSQTGSGKTASFGIPLCELVNWEENKPQALVLTPTRELAAQVKEDITNIGRFKRIKAAAVYGKSPFAKQKVELKQKTHIVVGTPGRVLDHIEKETLALEKIRYLVIDEADEMLNMGFIDQVEAIIQHLPSERVTMLFSATLPEDIEELSRKYMKKPVDVEIKANGLTTSTIDHSVITVQNERKFELLKDVTTVENPDSCIIFCRTQEQVNTLLDDLDDLGYPCDKIHGAMVQEDRFEVMNDFKKGKFRYLVATDVAARGIDIDNITHVINYDLPLEKESYVHRTGRTGRAGKKGKAITFVTPYEERMLSEIEEYIGFSIPVSTPPSKEEVQQAAFAFNEKINERPEVKKDKSESLNKDIMKLYFNGGKKKKIRAVDFVGTIAKLDGVTADDIGIITIQENVSYVEILNGKGPKVLQAMKNKTIKGKKLKVHKAIK
- a CDS encoding copper homeostasis protein CutC; its protein translation is MKYIKEACVEGYEQAKKAEKLGADRIELCDNLSQGGTTPSYGTIQHASEHLDTDINVIIRPRSGDFLYSEAEFQIMKKDVKACKDLGVNGVVFGILTEKNEIDHGRTKELIAEARPLSVTFHMAFDEIKDKYKAIDILSEMGADRILTKGGKGSALQNLQVIRELITYANDRLIILPGGGIHEGNADRVIKDTQATELHGTKIVGDLSD
- a CDS encoding amino acid permease gives rise to the protein MNSHPQPQLKKELKIRHITMISLGGIIGAGLFIGSGSLINTAGPGSIFSYAFAGLLVILVMRMLGEMSTANPSSGSFSTYAKEALGPWAGYTIGWLYWFFWVIVIAVEAIAGANIIQYWFPSLPSWGVSLTLTFLLTMTNLYSVKSFGEFEYWFSLIKVVSIVLFLLLGIAIICGFIPGIDSPGTSNLLHKGGFLPNGISSVFLGIALVMFSFMGTEIVATAAGESSQPEKAITIATNTVIYRILFFYLGSIFILVTVLPWNSSSLMKSPFVSILELVNIPAAAQIMNFIILTAVLSCLNSGLYTSSRMLFSMSQNGNAPKSFSKLNKKGVPVSAILACTVISYISVIFNYISPDKIFLFLVNASGGVALLVYLVIAFSQIKMRKKYEKENPEALKIKMWLFPYLTYATILAITSIFIAMAFIDSLRSQFFLTLLIALLVVGSFFFQRTKMTSSLAAKENTSK
- a CDS encoding general stress protein, with product MKHVEVVENGANINEAVNQFADKGFEKNEVYVFTYDKENSKNLTEVTDTNIIRLSEEGPLHSAASLFLTREDELRTKMAALGLSKDETKKYEEELKKGSAIVVAATGERKDV
- a CDS encoding MBL fold metallo-hydrolase; translated protein: MRIVREKMLYQLTFLPRFFPVNCYLVEEKDSLTLIDAALPYSASGILKAADQIGKPITRIVFTHTHEDHIGAIDNVKKSLPNASVYMSQRDYRLFSGDFTLNSEEPQNPIRGGIPKLGKISTKIDHFIEEESYIGSLAPIFTPGHTPGSMSFLDQRTNALIAGDSFQVRGGVAVSGQLKPLFPFPAFGTWSKELALKSAEKLYELNPSLLAVGHGRMLSQPLKMMEKAIQQAKVKIEKRR
- a CDS encoding TetR/AcrR family transcriptional regulator, yielding MSPRQGLDFKKVIQTGENLANREGFYAVTIASLAKELDVRPPSLYNHIKGLEELRKELALSGLQQLHYLLKSAVEHASAEDAVYQLSKAYVSFVRKSPGIYEATATVAPTIQDEEVQKASDNIVFLVLEVLKPYHLPESEALHAVRSLRSILHGFSSLEQKGGFGMPLSTDETLDFLIRTFVLGLHRYEQTP
- a CDS encoding BglG family transcription antiterminator, with translation MLNSRMIVILRELMSVQSTLSTVTSEYLATVNQVSSRTIRTDIKQLDDMLSQYGAKIKSARGTGYELSVLDEKQFHQLLKELSANQLFDSTSIPTVPDDRVHYLIKRLLLADGYLKLEDLADELYISKSTVQNDLRDVKKQLCKYDILLEKRPNYGLKAKGDEMKMRFCMSEYIFNRKDKEVDMVYNEISILPQESILTIKAHILNQIKRYNIMVSDIGLNNLIIHLAIACKRIQEENFISLYSEDLLEIMEHKEYEVAAEIVREIEKAFKIRFPKSETAYIAIHLLGTKMLNSSNHEDKEVKQFIAADIYELTAAILEAIEKELHLGISEDSELILGMSLHLKPAINRYKYGMNLRNPMLEGIKSHYPLAFEAGIIAGKVLKNRLEIDMHETEIGYLALHIGGAIERRKIINQPKRCLIVCASGVGSAKLLSYKLQATFGLNLTILGTTQYYKLHQMSLHSLDFIVSTIPIPEDLPVPVVQVSTILGNNDFKKIECLMKNKPQSSLEYTKKELVYLQQEFQTREEVLHFLGEKLTHLGLVPFQFIESVFEREAASPTSFGNLVAIPHPMVPQTDTTFWAICTLKKPIMWEGNLVQFICLLSVKANNQGDLQKMYSLLVRVVDDKQVVQRLVKCKDYEEFIEVFMKNIR
- a CDS encoding PTS sugar transporter subunit IIB, with the translated sequence MNILLCCAAGMSTSLLVTKMEKSAQDQSTEYKIWAVPGDSVRNHIDQADVLLLGPQVRYLLPQLKKLGEEKGVPVDVINPVHYGTCNGEQVLKFAAQLVSK